A window of Saccopteryx leptura isolate mSacLep1 chromosome 5, mSacLep1_pri_phased_curated, whole genome shotgun sequence contains these coding sequences:
- the LOC136406453 gene encoding uncharacterized protein, which yields MTQHFEEKHVDELPPQPPQPPQPPQPPPPQPPQPPQPPPPPPPQPPQPRSPRSPHPQPHSPPHPPQSPHPPQPPPTAPAAPAAPTHSPHSPHSPHPQPPQPPQPPPTAPTAPQPPAPPTVPTPSTAPTAPTAPTHSPRSPHSPHPQPTQPPRSPHSPAAPAAPTHSPHSPHPQPPQPRSPGSPHNPHSPHSPHPQPPQPPQPPHPRTPHNPHSPHSPHPQPPQPPPTAPPPPQPPPTAHTAPTAPPPAAPIAPPAAPTAPTAPHPPQPPQPPQPHSPHPPQPPHPPPTAHSPHIPHPQPPQPPQPPQPPQPRSPRRPPQPPQPPQPSQPPQPPHPPQPPQPPQPPQPWELV from the exons CCTCCACAGCCCCCGCAGCCCCCACAGCCCCCGCAGCCCCCGCCCCCGCAGCCCCCGCAGCCCCCACAgcccccgccgcccccgcccccgcagcccccgcagccccgcagcccccgcagcccccacccacagccccacagcccccCGCACCCCCCACAGTCCCCACACCCTCCACagcccccacccacagcccccgcagcccccgcagcccccacccacagcccccacagcccccacagcccccacccacagcccccgcagcccccacagcccccacccacagcccccacagccccacagcccccCGCACCCCCCACAGTCCCCACACCCTccacagcccccacagcccccacagcccccacccacagcccccGCAGCCCCCACAGCCCCCACCCACAGCCCACACAGCCCCCCCGCAGCCCCCACAGCCCCGCAGCCCCCGCagcccccacccacagcccccacagcccccacccacagcccccacagccccGCAGCCCCGGCAGCCCCCACAAcccccacagcccccacagcccccacccacagcccccacagcccccacagcccccGCACCCCCGCACCCCCCACAAcccccacagcccccacagcccccacccacagcccccacagcccccacccacagcccccccc cccccgcagcccccacccacagcccacacagcccccacagcccccccccccgcagcccccaTAGCCCCCCCCGCAGcccccacagcccccacagccccACACCCTCCGCAGCCCCCACAGCCCCCGCAGCCCCACAGCCCACACCCTCCACAGCCCCCACATCCCCCacccacagcccacagcccacacatcccccacccacagcccccgcagcccccacagcccccacagcccccacagccccGCAGCCCCCGCAGGCCCCCGCAGCCCCCGCAGCCCCcacagccctcacagcccccacagcccccACACCCTCCGCAGCCCCCGCAGcccccacagcccccacagccctGGGAGCTTGTTTGA